One part of the Mesorhizobium sp. M4B.F.Ca.ET.058.02.1.1 genome encodes these proteins:
- a CDS encoding MucR family transcriptional regulator: MTEEAHNTDILIELTAEVVSAYVSNNPVPAGELPALIAQVHGALKGTAGLIPAEEPVPVKKPAVPIKKSIEPDYIISLEDGKKFKSLKRHLSTHYGLTPDEYRAKWGLPSDYPMVAPNYAATRSALAKTIGLGRKPKEPEAPVPAPAKRTRKKVAA, translated from the coding sequence ATGACAGAAGAAGCCCACAACACCGACATCCTCATCGAGCTCACTGCCGAGGTTGTATCAGCCTACGTCTCCAACAACCCCGTCCCGGCGGGGGAGCTTCCTGCCCTGATCGCCCAAGTGCACGGGGCTCTAAAAGGCACGGCCGGACTAATACCGGCAGAAGAGCCTGTGCCTGTGAAAAAACCTGCTGTCCCGATCAAAAAGTCGATCGAACCGGACTACATCATTAGCCTTGAAGACGGCAAGAAATTCAAATCGCTAAAGCGCCATCTGTCGACGCACTATGGTCTGACCCCGGACGAATATCGCGCCAAATGGGGTCTGCCGTCGGATTATCCGATGGTGGCGCCGAATTACGCCGCTACGCGCTCCGCCTTGGCCAAGACCATCGGACTCGGCCGCAAACCGAAAGAGCCGGAAGCCCCGGTGCCGGCGCCGGCGAAACGGACCCGCAAAAAGGTCGCAGCCTAA
- a CDS encoding tetratricopeptide repeat protein produces the protein MKFVRNTVSPSPMFLRRSSLLFAVLAILPLGGCASWQKPALSVQETSSPELLSADQIDPAMRERILREVGQDVQERALRDEVKQHPDNVDAAIRLTKALVAQKRPHEAVEVLDSVLVAAPANVRALNAKGVILDIEGRHDAAQALYRRALETEPGNQMVQHNFNLSLALTASPNSQG, from the coding sequence ATGAAATTTGTTAGAAATACAGTTTCTCCATCGCCTATGTTTCTGCGCCGGAGCTCACTTCTTTTTGCCGTACTCGCCATTCTGCCTTTGGGCGGTTGCGCCAGCTGGCAAAAGCCCGCTCTTTCCGTGCAGGAGACATCTTCCCCAGAGTTGCTCAGCGCCGATCAAATCGATCCGGCTATGCGCGAACGCATTTTGCGCGAAGTTGGTCAGGATGTTCAAGAGCGGGCTTTGCGGGATGAGGTGAAGCAGCACCCGGACAATGTTGATGCGGCGATACGGCTTACAAAAGCCTTGGTGGCCCAGAAGCGCCCGCACGAAGCGGTTGAGGTGCTCGACAGCGTCTTGGTTGCAGCCCCAGCAAACGTACGTGCATTGAATGCGAAGGGCGTGATCTTGGACATTGAGGGGCGGCATGACGCGGCACAGGCCCTGTATCGGCGAGCTCTCGAAACCGAGCCAGGGAATCAGATGGTGCAGCATAACTTCAATCTGTCGCTTGCCTTAACGGCAAGTCCGAACAGCCAAGGTTAG
- the sctV gene encoding type III secretion system export apparatus subunit SctV yields the protein MANVLRDFIKRAPASPDLMVALMLLLAVAMMVMPIPVVVVDALIGFNMGLAILLMMVALYVSTPLDFSSLPGVILISTVFRLALTVATTRLILAEGEAGSIIHTFGDFVISGNIVVGFVIFLVVTMVQFMVLAKGAERVAEVAARFTLDALPGKQMAVDAELRNGHIDANESRRRRAELEKESQLYGAMDGAMKFVKGDSIAGLVVICINMLGGISIGLLSKGMSFGEVLHHYTLLTIGDALISQIPALLLSITAATIVTRVTGTARINLGTEMVSQLTASTRALRLAAGVLVVMGFVPGFPLPVFLMLAAVFAAVSIVKADVLGAGTADAKDGTAAEPKQAAPAKEFPIAFFLAPNLMQAIDQAELQKHIGRVSLLVTADLGIIVPRIPVLVDEQLPTSQFRIDVEGVPVEQDAIDPSQMTLRADVAHVDSSGIPLRREPKTDRLPVEHTPAQALTGAGTEHWAPGELLALRVHATLTRYAPRLVGIQETRHFLGRMEQEYSDLVKEVLRTTPIPRIADVLRRLLEEGIPIRHTRLVLEALAEWSEREQNVALLTEYVRSGLKRQICHRYANTEGIVSALVVERESEDVMRGAVRDSDAGPYLALEDRQSEAMLSQIRQVLSNTEPGQTRPILLTSMDVRRFVRGFLTRNGIDLAVLSYQDLASDFTIRPAGSVKLPHGSNSGLLE from the coding sequence ATGGCCAACGTCCTGCGTGACTTCATCAAGCGTGCGCCGGCCAGCCCGGATTTAATGGTTGCGTTGATGCTGCTTCTGGCTGTCGCGATGATGGTCATGCCTATCCCGGTCGTGGTGGTCGACGCACTGATAGGATTCAATATGGGGTTGGCCATACTGCTGATGATGGTTGCCCTGTATGTCAGTACTCCACTTGATTTTTCCTCTTTGCCCGGCGTTATTTTGATTTCCACTGTATTCCGTCTCGCGCTGACGGTCGCAACGACGCGACTGATCCTGGCCGAGGGGGAGGCCGGCAGCATTATTCATACCTTTGGCGATTTCGTCATCTCAGGCAATATCGTGGTGGGTTTCGTCATATTTCTGGTCGTCACCATGGTGCAATTCATGGTCCTCGCGAAGGGTGCCGAACGGGTGGCAGAAGTGGCGGCGCGTTTCACGCTGGATGCTCTGCCGGGCAAGCAAATGGCGGTCGACGCAGAGCTACGCAACGGCCACATCGATGCCAACGAATCCCGCCGGCGGCGCGCCGAATTGGAGAAGGAAAGCCAACTATATGGCGCGATGGACGGCGCGATGAAATTTGTGAAGGGCGATTCCATCGCCGGGCTGGTGGTTATCTGCATCAACATGCTGGGTGGAATTTCGATCGGTCTGCTCTCCAAGGGCATGTCCTTCGGCGAGGTGCTGCATCACTATACTCTGCTGACGATAGGCGATGCATTGATATCGCAGATTCCGGCCCTTCTGCTCTCCATTACTGCGGCGACCATCGTCACCCGTGTGACTGGGACGGCGAGGATCAACCTCGGTACCGAAATGGTCAGTCAGCTCACGGCCAGTACTCGAGCCTTGCGGCTGGCGGCCGGCGTCCTGGTCGTGATGGGGTTCGTTCCTGGGTTTCCCCTCCCCGTCTTTCTGATGCTGGCCGCAGTGTTCGCTGCGGTAAGCATTGTCAAGGCTGATGTGCTGGGCGCCGGCACTGCCGATGCAAAAGATGGAACTGCAGCGGAGCCTAAGCAAGCCGCGCCTGCGAAGGAATTCCCGATCGCATTTTTTTTAGCGCCAAATCTTATGCAGGCGATCGATCAAGCCGAATTGCAAAAACATATTGGGCGCGTTTCGCTCCTGGTCACAGCCGATCTGGGCATTATCGTTCCCCGCATCCCTGTCTTGGTTGACGAGCAGCTGCCTACATCGCAATTCCGGATAGATGTCGAGGGCGTGCCAGTCGAACAGGACGCGATAGATCCAAGCCAGATGACGCTCCGAGCCGATGTAGCGCACGTCGACTCGAGCGGTATCCCCCTTAGGCGTGAGCCGAAAACGGACAGACTCCCGGTCGAACATACCCCTGCACAGGCCCTTACGGGCGCCGGCACGGAGCATTGGGCTCCCGGCGAACTCCTCGCCTTGCGCGTCCATGCAACGTTGACCCGCTACGCACCGCGATTGGTGGGCATCCAAGAGACCCGACATTTCCTGGGCCGAATGGAGCAGGAATATTCTGATCTTGTGAAAGAGGTGCTGCGCACGACGCCGATTCCTCGGATTGCCGATGTTCTGCGCCGCCTCCTGGAGGAAGGTATCCCAATCCGCCACACCCGTCTCGTGTTGGAGGCATTGGCCGAATGGAGCGAGCGTGAGCAAAACGTTGCCCTGCTGACGGAATATGTCCGTTCTGGTTTGAAGCGACAGATCTGCCACCGCTATGCCAACACCGAGGGCATCGTGTCCGCCCTGGTCGTCGAACGCGAGAGCGAGGATGTGATGCGTGGCGCGGTTCGAGATTCGGATGCAGGCCCCTATCTCGCACTGGAGGATCGGCAAAGCGAAGCGATGCTATCACAGATACGTCAGGTCCTTTCGAACACAGAACCGGGTCAAACCCGCCCTATTCTGTTGACGTCAATGGATGTCCGACGTTTCGTCCGCGGCTTTCTGACGCGAAACGGGATCGATCTCGCCGTGCTGTCTTATCAAGACCTCGCCTCCGACTTTACAATTCGCCCGGCAGGATCCGTCAAACTCCCGCACGGATCGAACAGCGGATTGTTAGAGTAG
- a CDS encoding EscD/YscD/HrpQ family type III secretion system periplasmic domain-containing protein, which yields MDDAVSLRFEVLSGLYCGLTGKTDLQTCLIGSGFDADLVFVEQGLAPHHLRVTLLGKSIELEALAPGLSIEGNRNIAAGQSVVVPLPAVLLVGEMSIAWSVQDAEPPGSTGIPRLPIGVLAMVIISSLGIGALSGMFSYLGNASGSSPNSLRAEVASRTISHRADNELTGAAAKELQEEVDRAGLLDVKIGSAKGVVTAEGTVTSESVISWQKLQQSFDRRTKGTLTLVNGVLIKEEKAPSAIAVEAVWHGAQPYLVIDSEKYFVGAILADGWVVDRIEDSRVLLSRNGRIAALPY from the coding sequence GTGGATGACGCCGTTTCCCTCCGTTTCGAAGTGCTTTCGGGGCTCTATTGCGGACTGACCGGCAAGACGGATCTTCAAACGTGTTTAATCGGCAGCGGCTTCGATGCCGATTTGGTCTTTGTCGAGCAAGGACTGGCACCGCATCATCTTCGTGTAACTCTTCTTGGCAAGTCGATCGAACTCGAGGCGCTTGCACCCGGACTCAGTATCGAGGGCAACCGGAATATCGCCGCAGGCCAGTCCGTTGTTGTGCCCCTTCCTGCCGTCCTGCTCGTAGGCGAGATGTCCATTGCTTGGTCCGTGCAGGATGCAGAGCCGCCTGGTTCGACCGGCATACCGCGCCTACCGATCGGTGTGCTCGCCATGGTCATAATCAGCTCACTCGGGATCGGCGCGCTTTCGGGCATGTTCTCCTATCTTGGCAATGCAAGTGGATCGAGCCCCAATTCACTTCGGGCTGAAGTCGCGTCCAGAACGATCAGTCACCGCGCTGACAATGAACTTACGGGGGCAGCGGCCAAAGAGCTGCAGGAGGAAGTCGATCGAGCGGGTCTTCTCGACGTCAAGATTGGCTCCGCAAAGGGTGTTGTGACCGCCGAGGGCACCGTCACGTCTGAATCGGTCATCAGCTGGCAGAAGCTTCAGCAATCGTTCGATCGTCGCACCAAGGGTACTCTAACACTGGTGAACGGAGTGCTCATCAAAGAGGAGAAGGCGCCATCCGCAATCGCGGTCGAAGCTGTGTGGCATGGGGCCCAACCGTATCTTGTCATCGACAGCGAGAAGTATTTTGTCGGGGCCATTTTAGCTGATGGATGGGTAGTCGATCGTATTGAGGACAGCCGTGTGCTGCTGAGCAGGAATGGCCGCATTGCTGCTCTCCCATATTGA
- a CDS encoding nodulation protein NopA: MAAVDNNKKSGNTNTSSAGNTDKTNSGTPGNTSGADATAFQAQVQELTNVSLEATKRSVQLRTLTTNLQTIKKAADERVS, encoded by the coding sequence ATGGCTGCAGTTGATAATAATAAGAAATCAGGCAATACCAATACCAGTAGCGCCGGCAATACCGATAAAACTAACAGTGGCACTCCCGGCAATACAAGCGGAGCTGATGCTACTGCTTTTCAGGCGCAAGTGCAAGAACTAACCAATGTTAGCTTGGAGGCGACGAAAAGGAGTGTCCAGTTGCGCACTCTAACGACCAATCTCCAGACCATCAAGAAGGCCGCCGACGAACGCGTTTCGTAA
- a CDS encoding Effector protein NopP: MYGRIGSSDSYRAHNAGEQSDAGSEGFADTFARMHLSGSEGSGASSSAAPQAYSLNSRPPVVEINRTSFRRQVRQFHGDEITHIADNPQEYSEFVSSRARRTADVAQQYGIRRDTEHARYFSYQLGDRSAGLLRMEGGFSMNEFESESWREQFPGRTEVTSIVDLQVAHPLVENAGDILLEHQLRIDGDRPLLNWRAANPEAQARAQTMGFVEVDHGDLVLDPTQHPDKWTKNSAGEWQRAGKPPLYLHKTEDSDSSDSGSDDDFM; the protein is encoded by the coding sequence ATGTATGGTCGAATTGGCTCATCCGATAGTTACCGCGCGCATAATGCCGGCGAGCAATCGGATGCAGGAAGCGAAGGGTTCGCGGACACATTTGCCCGAATGCACTTATCCGGATCGGAAGGTAGCGGCGCCTCATCATCGGCGGCTCCCCAAGCATACTCCCTCAATTCCCGACCTCCTGTGGTGGAGATCAACAGGACTTCCTTCAGGAGACAGGTGAGGCAATTTCATGGTGATGAAATCACGCACATCGCCGACAATCCTCAAGAGTATTCGGAGTTCGTATCGTCACGAGCCAGGCGCACCGCGGACGTTGCTCAGCAATATGGCATCCGTCGAGATACGGAGCACGCGCGATATTTCAGTTACCAATTGGGAGACCGGAGTGCCGGACTGCTGAGAATGGAAGGCGGATTCAGCATGAACGAGTTCGAATCGGAAAGTTGGCGGGAACAATTTCCTGGTCGAACTGAGGTCACTTCCATAGTGGATCTTCAAGTCGCCCATCCGCTCGTCGAAAATGCGGGCGATATTCTGCTGGAGCATCAACTTCGGATAGACGGCGACCGACCGTTGCTGAATTGGCGTGCGGCTAATCCGGAAGCACAAGCGCGCGCGCAGACGATGGGGTTTGTTGAAGTGGATCATGGCGACCTGGTGCTTGACCCTACGCAGCATCCCGACAAATGGACGAAGAACAGTGCCGGTGAGTGGCAGCGTGCAGGCAAACCTCCACTCTATCTCCACAAAACCGAGGACAGCGACAGCAGCGATAGCGGGTCTGACGACGATTTCATGTGA
- a CDS encoding EscU/YscU/HrcU family type III secretion system export apparatus switch protein, producing the protein MSDTSEEKTHAASPKKLSEARKKGQLPRSSDFVRAVGTCAGLGYLWLRGSVIEDKCREALLLATKLQSLPFDTAVPQALVVLVQLTVAAVGPLLGTLVAAVILASLLANGGFVFSLEPMKLSFKKIDPFEGLKRLGSARSMVEVCKTMFKVLVLSATFSIVLLGMWKTMVPLPICGMGCVGLIFMETKLLMGIGAGALLVGGLIDLLLQRALYLREMRMTNTEVTRESKDQQGAPELKGEQRRIREEAADEPALGVHRATLVLTGRAVLIGLRYVRGETGVPFLVCRAEGERVSHVLSEARALRLTIVHDHVLARQLISTTKLGHAVPMQYFQPVAKAFFAAGLA; encoded by the coding sequence ATGAGCGACACAAGTGAAGAGAAGACACACGCCGCCAGCCCGAAGAAGTTAAGTGAAGCGCGCAAAAAAGGACAGCTGCCACGTAGCTCCGATTTCGTCCGCGCGGTCGGGACTTGCGCTGGGCTCGGCTACCTTTGGCTAAGAGGCAGCGTGATCGAGGACAAATGCCGGGAAGCGCTCCTATTAGCCACCAAGTTGCAGAGCCTACCTTTCGATACCGCGGTGCCGCAGGCATTGGTTGTGCTCGTCCAACTCACCGTCGCGGCTGTTGGCCCGCTGCTTGGAACCCTCGTCGCCGCGGTGATTTTGGCCAGCCTGCTAGCCAATGGTGGATTTGTCTTCTCTCTGGAGCCGATGAAGCTCAGCTTTAAGAAAATTGACCCCTTTGAAGGGCTGAAGCGCTTGGGGTCTGCTCGTTCCATGGTCGAAGTCTGCAAGACCATGTTCAAGGTATTGGTTCTCAGCGCAACCTTTTCCATTGTCCTTCTCGGGATGTGGAAGACAATGGTCCCTCTGCCGATCTGCGGCATGGGCTGTGTTGGCCTCATCTTTATGGAGACAAAATTGCTGATGGGAATTGGCGCCGGCGCACTGCTGGTCGGCGGACTGATCGATCTCCTGCTCCAGCGCGCGTTGTATCTGCGCGAAATGCGCATGACCAATACCGAAGTGACGCGCGAGTCGAAGGATCAGCAAGGAGCGCCAGAGTTGAAAGGTGAACAGCGTCGCATCCGCGAGGAGGCGGCCGACGAGCCTGCGCTTGGCGTGCATCGCGCCACGCTGGTCTTAACAGGAAGGGCGGTCCTGATCGGTCTGCGTTACGTTCGCGGTGAAACCGGGGTGCCGTTCTTAGTTTGCCGTGCCGAAGGTGAGCGCGTTTCACATGTGTTGAGTGAGGCGCGGGCACTACGCCTGACGATCGTCCATGACCATGTCTTAGCGCGTCAGCTGATAAGCACTACAAAACTCGGCCACGCGGTTCCTATGCAATATTTCCAGCCTGTCGCGAAAGCATTCTTTGCCGCAGGCTTGGCCTAG
- the sctT gene encoding type III secretion system export apparatus subunit SctT — protein sequence MDAPSADIQILIQTALELVVAAGLGAARAMGIMLIFPVFTRSQISGLIRGCLAVGFALPCLAHVSGGLPALDSDTRLIQLTLLGFKEVFVGVLLGTFLGIPLWGLQAAGELIDNQRGISSPTASADPATNSQASAMGVFLGITAIAIFVGSGGLETLISVLYRSYLIWPVYQFHPTLSGPGAMELLGLLDRIMRTALLVSGPVVFFLILIDISMMLLRRFAPQFKASQLSPAIKNIVFPVLMVTYAAYLVESMKLEVTQANGALEWFDKLLP from the coding sequence ATGGACGCGCCATCGGCCGATATTCAAATTCTGATCCAGACGGCTCTCGAACTCGTCGTTGCGGCAGGTCTTGGGGCAGCCCGCGCGATGGGCATCATGCTGATCTTTCCCGTATTCACACGCTCGCAGATCAGTGGGCTGATCCGGGGCTGTTTGGCTGTTGGCTTCGCACTACCATGCCTGGCACACGTCAGCGGCGGATTGCCGGCGCTGGATTCTGATACACGCCTGATCCAGCTAACCCTGCTCGGATTCAAGGAAGTTTTTGTCGGTGTACTCCTTGGCACTTTTCTTGGCATTCCGCTTTGGGGCCTTCAGGCTGCCGGGGAGCTTATCGACAACCAACGCGGCATCAGCAGCCCGACCGCTTCGGCCGATCCCGCGACGAACAGTCAGGCTTCCGCGATGGGCGTTTTTCTGGGGATCACTGCGATTGCCATATTCGTCGGATCAGGAGGCCTGGAAACTTTGATCAGTGTCCTGTACCGCAGCTACTTGATCTGGCCGGTGTATCAGTTTCACCCGACACTGAGCGGGCCAGGAGCAATGGAGTTGTTGGGGCTTCTCGACCGCATAATGCGCACGGCATTATTGGTATCGGGGCCTGTCGTGTTCTTCCTGATACTGATTGATATATCGATGATGCTGCTGCGTCGCTTTGCCCCGCAATTTAAGGCGAGCCAACTGTCTCCGGCAATCAAGAACATTGTCTTTCCAGTTCTCATGGTCACCTACGCTGCCTATCTGGTGGAGAGCATGAAACTGGAGGTCACACAAGCCAACGGCGCGCTGGAGTGGTTCGACAAATTGCTGCCATGA
- a CDS encoding EscS/YscS/HrcS family type III secretion system export apparatus protein, with translation MTESSIITLMSQSLVVFMIWILPPLIASVVVGLVIGILQAATQIQDESLPLTVKLLVVVAVIGLFAPVLSAPLIELADQIFTEFPAMTLSY, from the coding sequence ATCACTGAATCCAGCATCATTACTCTTATGAGCCAATCACTGGTGGTTTTCATGATCTGGATTCTACCGCCGCTCATTGCATCAGTGGTTGTCGGCCTCGTCATCGGCATCCTCCAGGCGGCGACGCAGATCCAGGATGAAAGCTTGCCGCTCACCGTGAAGCTTCTGGTCGTTGTCGCGGTGATTGGGCTGTTTGCTCCTGTGCTAAGCGCCCCGCTCATAGAGCTAGCCGATCAGATCTTCACCGAGTTTCCCGCAATGACACTTAGCTACTAG
- the sctR gene encoding type III secretion system export apparatus subunit SctR: MSEAQPTILALLAVTAGLGLLVLAVATTTAFVKVSIVLFLVRNALGTQTIPPNVVLYAAAMILTMFVSAPVAEQTYDRMSDPKLHYQTFDDWVSAAKAGSEPLREHLKKFTNEEQRRFFLSSTEKVWPEEMHAAATPDDFAILVPSFLLSELKRGFEIGFLLYLPFIVIDLIVTTILMAMGMSMVSPTVISVPFKIFLFVAIDGWSKLMHGLVLSYTLPGG, encoded by the coding sequence ATGAGTGAAGCTCAGCCGACAATCCTGGCGCTTCTTGCGGTTACCGCCGGACTCGGTCTGCTGGTTTTAGCAGTTGCCACGACAACGGCCTTTGTAAAGGTATCAATTGTTCTTTTCCTCGTCCGCAATGCGCTCGGGACCCAGACCATACCACCCAATGTGGTGCTGTACGCCGCGGCGATGATCCTCACTATGTTCGTTAGTGCGCCCGTTGCTGAGCAGACCTATGACCGCATGTCGGATCCCAAGCTCCACTATCAGACATTCGACGACTGGGTAAGCGCCGCTAAAGCCGGAAGTGAGCCCTTGCGCGAGCATCTCAAGAAATTCACAAATGAAGAGCAGCGGCGATTTTTCCTATCTTCGACAGAAAAGGTCTGGCCAGAGGAAATGCACGCTGCAGCCACGCCTGATGACTTTGCAATACTTGTACCGTCTTTCTTGCTATCAGAATTGAAGCGCGGATTTGAGATAGGATTTCTACTTTATCTGCCTTTTATTGTTATAGATCTGATAGTGACAACTATCTTGATGGCAATGGGTATGTCGATGGTCTCACCAACTGTTATATCTGTCCCGTTCAAGATCTTTTTGTTTGTTGCCATTGATGGTTGGTCAAAATTGATGCATGGGCTTGTGCTGAGTTATACGTTACCGGGAGGCTGA
- the sctQ gene encoding type III secretion system cytoplasmic ring protein SctQ, whose translation MFEPVLKLSRTVVSWLNDTAAPRTPFQSRINEVPLSVRTAGLVWQQEPAAIPMLDCVWRVGAETVILSLSRPLVEEFITTVQNGLAFPSEPTASLILELALEPLVTRLEETTRLNVQLVRVCEATMLAPHLELDIIFGAVKGKGRLFLFTPLDGLVPPAFRALGELLAQLPRQLGGLPPELPLIVAGEVGTLRLPAALLRSACVGDALLPDIAPFGRGQITLAVGQLCAGADLDGDELILRGPFRPRPCPLENAHMTQPGSQLELTKDLDDVEIVLVFECGRWPISLGELRSAGEGHIFELGWPIDGPVDIVANGQRIGRGDIVRIGEELGIRLRGGFACNE comes from the coding sequence ATGTTCGAACCAGTTCTGAAACTGTCCCGCACGGTTGTCTCGTGGCTCAATGATACAGCAGCGCCCCGTACGCCGTTTCAAAGCCGGATCAACGAGGTGCCGCTATCGGTGCGAACGGCAGGGCTTGTCTGGCAGCAGGAACCTGCTGCCATTCCGATGCTTGACTGCGTCTGGAGAGTGGGAGCCGAAACGGTCATCTTGTCGCTGTCGCGCCCGCTCGTAGAGGAGTTCATCACGACAGTGCAGAACGGCTTGGCCTTCCCTTCCGAGCCAACTGCTTCGCTTATTCTCGAACTCGCTCTTGAGCCGCTTGTCACTCGACTGGAGGAGACGACGCGTCTGAACGTGCAACTCGTGCGCGTATGCGAAGCCACGATGCTGGCTCCTCATCTTGAACTCGACATCATTTTCGGCGCGGTCAAGGGCAAGGGCCGTCTATTCCTGTTCACGCCTCTTGACGGCTTAGTACCGCCTGCGTTTCGCGCGCTAGGCGAACTGCTTGCCCAGTTGCCGCGGCAGCTGGGCGGGCTGCCTCCAGAGCTCCCGCTCATTGTTGCAGGAGAGGTCGGCACGCTTCGCCTTCCTGCGGCGCTTCTTCGAAGCGCATGTGTCGGTGATGCATTGTTGCCCGATATTGCGCCGTTCGGCCGCGGCCAGATCACCCTAGCTGTCGGCCAGTTGTGCGCCGGGGCGGATCTTGACGGCGATGAATTAATCTTGCGGGGGCCTTTCCGCCCGCGACCGTGTCCTTTGGAGAATGCGCATATGACACAACCCGGATCGCAACTGGAGCTTACTAAGGATCTCGACGATGTCGAGATCGTGCTTGTCTTTGAATGCGGCCGCTGGCCTATTTCTCTTGGGGAATTAAGAAGTGCCGGCGAAGGGCATATTTTTGAACTTGGATGGCCGATCGACGGCCCGGTCGACATAGTGGCCAATGGTCAGCGTATCGGGCGTGGCGACATTGTCCGCATCGGAGAAGAGCTGGGCATCAGGCTCCGTGGCGGGTTTGCATGCAATGAGTGA